A stretch of DNA from Montipora foliosa isolate CH-2021 chromosome 4, ASM3666993v2, whole genome shotgun sequence:
ggcttttctccgccctctcctcggcggagaaaagcctaggaacgaggttgcctTACCCTCCCTCCCTACCCATGCCGTTACTGAATAACACACCTTCCTTGTCCTTCTTCTGTGTGAGGGCGCGCTTCCGAAAAATGAAGAGGGGAAAAGTAAATCGAAACGAtcttaaaatgcaaaaaaagcaaaaactacTTAACAGTTAAATCAAgactttttaaggattaaagGGATACTCTACACCTCAAAAcgacattttaaaaaaagatacctTATAGTCTGaataaaagatatttacaaagaaaatctGTCAATTTTTCCTTACTTTTAGTCGAGAGAGAAAAGTTTCGGAACGTGCTATTCGAAATTGGCGCTTTTGGTCAAAACCGGAAATGACGTAGATATGAGAACTCGCAGCTCGCTCCGGCTTAAGGGCCCACGGACGGATTTTTCGAGCGTTGCtagggaagtgaaatgttacttccggtgactaaCGTCATCATATagtgagctgaccagaaaacccacccacaagcaaaaatcaccgcacgAACTGTTCTTTCCATCCAAGATTTGTCCTCGCCCTTTCTGGCGCTCGTTCTCAggtcaactgcgcatgcgtaaacgaactgacttccggtttgagaaaaaacctAAATTTCCGTCGgtctttaaatttaattaattttttttcatatggcacgtttcacctccaaatacagaatataggtaagcattgattttttcaaatcatcttttttgaaaattttatggaTATTTCAGGATCGTTTATCTCTCTaaaatgaacatttttcaaaataaaaagaaaaccatgcttggctggatgcaaaaacgaatacaaattatgaaaccactgattaaatacccaaattgtgtagcacgtagacaaatttagagttttcttttattggtcacgtgaccatggtcGTGgcttgatgacgtcatatttagggtcattggtttacaaaagttagaaactgaccaaaattatgccaaattctctcaaattagttaactattacatccttagcaacgcaccccaaaaaatacgtcagtgggcccttaaaatGTTTTGAGATCGCTTGTGAAGATACTAAGATCACGTAAATTTTTTGCTTCTAAAAGAACCTTCTAACTGTATCATGCCACATCGCTGTGTAGCTGGTGGGTGTTCGAACACTGCAAAAGACGGAGTGAGTTTCCATGGCTGGCCTTCAAATGCTCAACTTGCTCGTCAATGGACGAATGCAGTGAGAAACACGCGAGCAAATTTTAGCCAGACGGCCTCGAGCAAACTTTGCAGTAGTCACTTTTCCGAAGATTCATTTGAAACACAGTCAGTGATTGCTCATTCGTTAgggttaaacatgaaaaaaattttaaaacccgGCGCTGTTCCGACCATATTTAACAACTGTCCCCCACAAAAAAAGCCAAGACGGGACAATAACACAGACCACACAGAAGGGTCGTCTTCGCCGGCGTGCGGGTCTCGTGCTCAGCAGTTTCAGAAGCAGCCCAGGGGAGCCTATAGAAAAAGAGAAGCTGCCAGGGTACGTATTGCAGATTATTTAAAACTGGCATTGTAATGTAAATGTAACCCACATATAACTAATGTAAACTTACcttgtttttttcaaagatcGTCGCTGAACATGAACGAGAGAATTGTACGGTATCCTGTGAAGACAGTGTCAAAGGGCATGAAACAGCGAGTGGAGCTGAATCGTTACCTGGGGTACAGGAGGCAGCCACACAGACACGGTCTaacagcaaaaatgtttctgtgCAATTTCGAACTAAAAGTACTGCGAAAGGCAAGTTTTTTTAACTGTGTTGTGTATTGAAAATAAATATCGTCCTCcgaaaaaaagtttgtttacaaaCGTTTTGGTTATGATTTTTTCAGGTATTCAAACTACTGTACCCACTAAGAGTCAAGGAACCCAATGCACTCTTCTAAAAGAGATGTTTGTTACATCTACACCTTCTGCAAGTGACGATGAGCCATCAGATTCGGAAGAGATGGACGCAGACGACGACCCCTTATATGTTCCCGACCCTGACGATGATagagatgaagatgaagatgaagatttTGCTGACGATTGTTTGTACGAGTGAGTTACACAAAAACTATTGATCATTAACCTTTGATATACGctcatttgtttctttctttatctttttttaatcattatttACACACGGTAAAAACTGCAGGTACAATAAAATGCCTACCATCCTAAATCTAAAATTCTAATCCTTACATTATACATCTTACAACGATAAAACCTGTTTTACGTGAATGCCGTGTGTTGAAAAATTATGCTAGAGAAAGCGTTGAAATTGATTTAATGAACCAGACGCATTCCAATGAGTACAAACCTTACATTTACCTCTGGTGAATAGATCTCACTGGAATAAACACTTGAAATCTTATCTTTCACGCAGACAACCTACTGGCAATACACCTGCTTACGAACAGAAGTTGTTTCTTGTGGCAGAATGGTCACTGTTGAGTTTATTTGAGTTTTGCCCTGTGTGTCGGACAGAGTGTGAGAGGCGAGTCAACTCCAGGATTGGTACCAGAATAACAGTGATGCAAAAATGTCTCTCTTGCTCATTCACTAGAAGTTGGGATTCTCAGCCATCCATTGGGGACACCCCTCTTGGCAACATTATGATGTCATCAGGAATTCTATTTGGTGGGGGGAGTCCAGCAAAGGTGCTTAAAATAATGGGCCACATGAATGTACTGACCATTGGGTACTCCACATTCATGAAGCatcagaaaaaatatttacatgcaGCAGTGGAGAGAACGTATAGAGAACAACAGTCCTCATTACTGGATAGCATCAAAGCTGAGGGGAAGGAGCTGATCTTGGGAGGGGATGGTCGCTGTGACAGCCCAGGGCATTCCGCCAAGTATGGCAGTTATTCTCTCAtggatttagagcaaaacaaaattCTAGATTCCCAGCTGGTCCAGGTTGGTATTTACATTTCTACatccaaaattaaattaaaatatgaCTGGGCATAAATAACTTACTTTACTGTCTGAGATATCTTTACTCTACTGTTCACTTTATATTACTCTACAGAGTAATGAAGTAAAGAACTCTAATGCAATGGAAAAAGAAGGCCTGCAAAGATCCCTTCAATTTTTAACTGATGAAGGACTGTCTGTTGACACCTTGATAACAGACAGACATGTCCAGATTAGAAAGCAAATGAGGGAGAAATGGCCTGCTGTTAAGCACAGATTGGATGGCTGGCATATTGGCAAAGGTCAGTTGGTATAATCAATGCCATGACTTTGTAAGTGTGGTAATAATAGAAATTATTATACAATGAACTCTCTACAGTAACTcttttctgattggccgaaagtacAATTATCATGTCAAGGACACTCAAGATCACAGGTTAGCATGTCAACTTCGCACGCTTTGTGTTGCTTCCGGGCAGTGAAGAAGCAATTACATGacttccatttctttttttccgtggaatatataataaaacaattattacattcggtttttgtgatatccagaataatcaaggtctcgctATGGGTTATCAGCCTCAACCTTGGGCTCCGGCTGATATCCCTTCGCTTGACCTCCATTATTCTGGATGTTACAAAAACCgaatgtaataattgttttattatacataatAATATAATTGTCTATAATTTTGTGGCAACCTGTTAACATAAGACTGCATTAATACTGATTGTTAACCA
This window harbors:
- the LOC137999520 gene encoding uncharacterized protein isoform X2, whose amino-acid sequence is MPHRCVAGGCSNTAKDGVSFHGWPSNAQLARQWTNAVRNTRANFSQTASSKLCSSHFSEDSFETQSVIAHSLGLNMKKILKPGAVPTIFNNCPPQKKPRRDNNTDHTEGSSSPACGSRAQQFQKQPRGAYRKREAARIVAEHERENCTVSCEDSVKGHETASGAESLPGVQEAATQTRSNSKNVSVQFRTKSTAKGIQTTVPTKSQGTQCTLLKEMFVTSTPSASDDEPSDSEEMDADDDPLYVPDPDDDRDEDEDEDFADDCLYEQPTGNTPAYEQKLFLVAEWSLLSLFEFCPVCRTECERRVNSRIGTRITVMQKCLSCSFTRSWDSQPSIGDTPLGNIMMSSGILFGGGSPAKVLKIMGHMNVLTIGYSTFMKHQKKYLHAAVERTYREQQSSLLDSIKAEGKELILGGDGRCDSPGHSAKYGSYSLMDLEQNKILDSQLVQSNEVKNSNAMEKEGLQRSLQFLTDEGLSVDTLITDRHVQIRKQMREKWPAVKHRLDGWHIGKGIGKKIDSLAKKKDCAVVSKWKKSVVNHMFWCAASTDDDDDDLKEAKWLSITNHIMNKHSGHDSPLFPQCLHGRLHGRERKKKWLKPGSQPYEKLTEVLTKGSLLKDIKQMSGAHATSSLEAFHSVQNHFATKRLAFSYHGMTSRLQISILHFNENSDRECAKLQDGTERVNIAFPKYKKGEHTIKKILVQCTYI
- the LOC137999520 gene encoding uncharacterized protein isoform X1 codes for the protein MPHRCVAGGCSNTAKDGVSFHGWPSNAQLARQWTNAVRNTRANFSQTASSKLCSSHFSEDSFETQSVIAHSLGLNMKKILKPGAVPTIFNNCPPQKKPRRDNNTDHTEGSSSPACGSRAQQFQKQPRGAYRKREAARIVAEHERENCTVSCEDSVKGHETASGAESLPGVQEAATQTRSNSKNVSVQFRTKSTAKGIQTTVPTKSQGTQCTLLKEMFVTSTPSASDDEPSDSEEMDADDDPLYVPDPDDDRDEDEDEDFADDCLYEQPTGNTPAYEQKLFLVAEWSLLSLFEFCPVCRTECERRVNSRIGTRITVMQKCLSCSFTRSWDSQPSIGDTPLGNIMMSSGILFGGGSPAKVLKIMGHMNVLTIGYSTFMKHQKKYLHAAVERTYREQQSSLLDSIKAEGKELILGGDGRCDSPGHSAKYGSYSLMDLEQNKILDSQLVQSNEVKNSNAMEKEGLQRSLQFLTDEGLSVDTLITDRHVQIRKQMREKWPAVKHRLDGWHIGKGIGKKIDSLAKKKDCAVVSKWKKSVVNHMFWCAASTDDDDDDLKEAKWLSITNHIMNKHSGHDSPLFPQCLHGRLHGRERKKKWLKPGSQPYEKLTEVLTKGSLLKDIKQMSGAHATSSLEAFHSVQNHFATKRLAFSYHGMTSRLQISILHFNENSDRECAKLQDGTERVNIAFPKYKKGEHTIKKILVQCTYSKY